The Anaerohalosphaeraceae bacterium genome includes a window with the following:
- a CDS encoding PTS sugar transporter subunit IIA, with protein MILTQILQPTCIKAPLESRDKTGAIEELINLLAQAGQITDPAGALEAVMEREQQRSTGIGSGIAIPHGKTPSAKELVMAFGIAKNPIDFDSIDKKPVKIIVLLLSPPDCTGPHIQALARISRLMLDETLKAKLEKASSPEEVYELISSKETE; from the coding sequence ATGATCCTAACGCAAATCCTGCAGCCGACTTGCATTAAGGCTCCGCTGGAAAGTCGGGACAAAACAGGCGCGATTGAAGAACTGATCAACCTGCTTGCCCAGGCAGGCCAAATAACCGACCCGGCCGGTGCGCTCGAAGCCGTGATGGAACGGGAACAGCAGCGAAGCACCGGCATCGGTTCCGGGATTGCCATCCCTCACGGGAAAACCCCCTCCGCCAAAGAGCTGGTGATGGCTTTCGGCATCGCAAAAAATCCGATTGACTTTGACAGCATCGATAAAAAACCCGTCAAAATCATCGTGTTGCTGCTGTCCCCGCCCGACTGCACCGGGCCCCATATTCAGGCACTGGCCCGCATCAGTCGGCTGATGCTGGACGAGACCCTCAAGGCCAAACTCGAAAAGGCCTCCTCTCCGGAAGAGGTGTACGAACTGATCAGCAGCAAGGAAACCGAGTAG
- the glgP gene encoding alpha-glucan family phosphorylase — translation MQNVRTFTVKPSLPEPLKDLQLITGNMYWSWNYEITDIFRRADYDLWKQCMHNPVRMLGMISQARLEDLARNEGFLYQIQQAKIKLEQTLNAPSWFDKIYGQQPRPLIAYFCAEFGIHESIPIYSGGLGILAGDHLKSASDLGIPLVGVGLLYQKGYFRQYLNTDGWQQEHYIDNDFHTMPLELVRKEGGHPLLVTIQFPGRTVSAQVWKAQVGRTPLYLLDTNVPDNSPQDRAITQALYGGDLETRICQEIILGIGGLKALYAMGLEPTVCHMNEGHAAFLAIERISKLRSLRNMSFEEAFEAAKASNVFTVHTPVAAGSDEFPVELMDKYFGHYYGKLGINRERFLGLGRIRPQDGSESFKMPVLALRCSAFRNGVSELHGQVSRQIWRNLWPELPVHEVPIGSITNGIHAKTWLSSEMNQLYERYLGARWADEIVDKSLWQVIDQIPDEEFWRTHQRCKERLIAFARTRLKRQMERRGTFHSELKWADEVLDPEALTIGFARRFATYKRGTLLLREPQRLMKLLTNTQTPVQFIFAGKAHPRDTAGKELIRQIVHFASQNPEIRRRLIFLEDYDMDIARYLVQGVDVWLNNPRRPMEASGTSGMKAAINGVLNMSTLDGWWCEGYVPESGWIIGAGEEYEDLSYQDQVESQAIFNLLEQEVVPLFYMRSKDRLPRQWIRRMKNTIKWCAPRFNTSRMVAEYTRRYYRPAAVKWVELTENGEARVRALSEWKVRTRMAWEDLAILNVSVQSGKDNQYVAWNGRVPELEVGSRLMITADVKLGRLNPSDISVQVYYGHVNSSGIIEDGQIAEMQYEEGSLNPDRIARFKGTIDCRNSGKQGFCLRIIPRHQDLVEPYEPGMVLWESSRG, via the coding sequence ATGCAGAATGTCAGAACCTTTACCGTCAAACCGTCTCTGCCGGAGCCGTTGAAAGACCTGCAGCTGATTACCGGCAATATGTACTGGTCCTGGAATTATGAGATTACGGATATATTCCGGCGTGCAGATTACGATTTGTGGAAACAGTGCATGCACAACCCGGTACGGATGCTCGGGATGATTTCCCAGGCCCGTCTGGAGGATTTGGCCAGGAATGAGGGTTTCTTATATCAGATTCAGCAGGCCAAAATCAAACTGGAGCAGACGCTGAACGCTCCCAGCTGGTTTGACAAGATTTACGGTCAGCAGCCGCGTCCGCTGATTGCTTATTTTTGTGCGGAATTCGGGATTCACGAAAGCATCCCGATTTATTCGGGCGGTCTGGGGATTTTGGCGGGAGACCACCTGAAAAGTGCCTCCGATTTGGGGATTCCTCTGGTCGGCGTGGGGCTGCTGTACCAGAAGGGCTATTTCCGTCAGTATCTGAACACCGACGGATGGCAGCAGGAACATTATATTGACAATGATTTTCATACCATGCCTCTGGAACTGGTGCGGAAGGAAGGGGGGCATCCATTGCTGGTGACCATCCAGTTCCCGGGTCGGACGGTGTCGGCCCAGGTTTGGAAGGCGCAGGTAGGGCGCACGCCCCTGTACCTGCTGGATACAAATGTGCCGGACAATTCCCCGCAGGACCGGGCGATCACACAGGCCCTGTACGGGGGAGATTTAGAGACCCGCATCTGTCAGGAGATTATTCTGGGCATCGGAGGCTTAAAGGCGCTGTATGCCATGGGGCTGGAGCCGACCGTCTGCCATATGAATGAAGGGCATGCGGCGTTTCTGGCGATTGAACGCATCTCCAAGCTCCGCAGCCTTCGGAATATGTCGTTTGAAGAGGCCTTTGAGGCAGCCAAAGCGAGCAACGTTTTTACGGTTCATACGCCTGTCGCAGCCGGAAGCGATGAGTTTCCGGTGGAGCTGATGGATAAATACTTTGGTCATTATTACGGCAAGCTGGGCATCAACCGGGAGCGCTTTCTCGGGCTGGGACGAATTCGCCCGCAGGACGGTTCAGAATCATTCAAGATGCCGGTGCTGGCACTGCGGTGCAGTGCATTCCGCAACGGAGTGAGCGAACTGCACGGGCAGGTCTCCCGGCAGATTTGGCGGAATCTGTGGCCGGAACTTCCGGTGCACGAGGTGCCGATTGGTTCCATCACAAACGGCATTCATGCCAAGACCTGGCTCAGCTCCGAGATGAATCAGCTGTATGAACGCTATCTGGGGGCCCGCTGGGCGGATGAGATTGTGGACAAGTCGCTCTGGCAGGTGATTGATCAGATTCCGGACGAGGAGTTCTGGCGGACTCATCAGCGGTGCAAAGAACGGCTGATTGCCTTTGCTCGGACGCGGCTGAAACGTCAGATGGAGCGCCGCGGGACATTCCATTCAGAGCTGAAGTGGGCGGATGAGGTCCTGGACCCGGAGGCGCTGACCATCGGCTTTGCCCGGCGGTTTGCCACGTATAAGCGAGGGACGCTGCTGCTGCGGGAACCGCAGCGTCTGATGAAGCTGCTGACGAATACACAGACGCCTGTTCAGTTTATTTTTGCCGGCAAGGCGCATCCGCGGGACACGGCGGGCAAGGAACTGATTCGCCAGATTGTTCATTTTGCTTCGCAGAATCCGGAGATTCGGCGGCGGCTGATTTTTCTTGAAGATTATGATATGGATATCGCACGGTATCTGGTTCAGGGAGTCGATGTGTGGCTGAACAATCCGCGCCGTCCGATGGAGGCCAGCGGAACCAGCGGAATGAAGGCGGCCATTAACGGGGTGCTGAATATGAGCACGCTGGACGGCTGGTGGTGCGAAGGGTATGTGCCGGAAAGCGGGTGGATTATCGGCGCCGGCGAGGAGTATGAAGACCTCAGCTACCAGGACCAGGTGGAATCACAGGCCATTTTCAATCTGCTCGAACAGGAGGTGGTTCCGCTGTTCTACATGCGTTCCAAAGACCGCCTGCCTCGACAATGGATTCGGCGGATGAAAAATACAATCAAGTGGTGCGCCCCGCGGTTTAATACCAGCCGAATGGTGGCGGAATACACCCGTCGGTATTACCGGCCGGCCGCCGTCAAGTGGGTGGAGCTGACCGAAAACGGCGAGGCCAGGGTTCGGGCCCTTTCGGAATGGAAGGTGCGGACGCGTATGGCCTGGGAGGATTTGGCGATTCTGAACGTCTCGGTTCAGTCCGGCAAAGACAATCAGTATGTGGCCTGGAACGGCCGCGTGCCGGAATTGGAGGTCGGCTCCAGACTGATGATTACAGCGGATGTGAAATTAGGGCGGCTGAATCCTTCCGATATTTCCGTGCAGGTCTATTACGGCCATGTCAATTCTTCCGGAATCATCGAGGACGGCCAGATTGCGGAAATGCAGTATGAGGAAGGGTCACTTAATCCGGACAGAATCGCTCGATTCAAGGGAACCATCGACTGCCGCAATTCCGGCAAACAGGGATTCTGCCTGCGGATTATCCCGCGCCATCAGGACCTGGTGGAGCCGTATGAGCCGGGCATGGTGCTCTGGGAAAGCTCCCGAGGATAA
- a CDS encoding B12-binding domain-containing protein has translation MVDECILEKYLRSLLSGDRISCRLVIEEILKNGVPAHQVYIDVIWPIMVEIEKLYREGRIDSAQEAFASRINRTLVNQLQNKLPRKPEKHKKIVICTADNEQAELGGQMLTDLFESDGWETRFLGGSVCTDDILAFIHTYSPDILLLYGMNGSDAPNVRRLIDMIRDINAWPNMRIMLSGGVFGRAEGLWEEIGADLYAPSPEQAVQLADMDRAAAPMPQKTIKQKVKAAAKPAVSSAKR, from the coding sequence ATGGTAGATGAATGCATTCTCGAAAAATATCTTCGTTCCCTCCTTTCCGGAGACCGTATTTCCTGCCGGCTTGTGATTGAAGAAATCCTCAAGAACGGCGTCCCGGCCCATCAGGTTTATATCGATGTCATCTGGCCGATTATGGTCGAAATCGAAAAACTGTATCGAGAAGGACGAATCGACTCCGCTCAAGAGGCCTTCGCCTCTCGAATCAATCGGACGTTGGTCAATCAACTCCAAAATAAACTGCCCAGAAAACCCGAAAAACACAAGAAAATCGTCATTTGTACCGCCGATAACGAGCAAGCCGAGCTCGGCGGACAAATGCTCACGGATTTGTTTGAGAGCGACGGCTGGGAAACCCGTTTCCTCGGCGGAAGCGTCTGCACAGATGACATTCTGGCTTTTATTCATACATATTCCCCAGATATTCTCCTTCTTTATGGGATGAACGGCTCGGATGCCCCCAATGTTCGGCGTCTTATCGACATGATTCGAGATATCAACGCCTGGCCGAACATGCGCATTATGCTTTCCGGAGGCGTATTTGGTCGGGCCGAGGGGCTTTGGGAGGAAATCGGAGCGGACTTGTACGCGCCCAGTCCGGAACAGGCCGTCCAGCTGGCGGATATGGACCGAGCCGCCGCTCCAATGCCCCAAAAAACGATAAAACAAAAGGTCAAAGCCGCCGCAAAACCCGCTGTTTCTTCGGCAAAACGCTGA
- a CDS encoding PEP-CTERM sorting domain-containing protein, producing the protein MVSLSSAALAGLSFEQVNVEYWAGQGCNRAMIVVDFDDSTSYAFGYMWNGAKTSYDALLAIDAYSDDFTMSSYWVDSVGGWFIADLSYLGASKRGGSWSFFTSDDGVNWSLSWIGASDRVLSNGAWDGWASGDWVWVGPSDWDWAFTGSVRTPIPEPASLGMLGLVSLFVFRKQR; encoded by the coding sequence ATGGTTAGTCTATCGTCCGCCGCATTGGCGGGATTGAGTTTTGAACAAGTGAATGTGGAGTACTGGGCTGGTCAGGGCTGCAATCGGGCTATGATTGTGGTGGATTTCGACGACAGCACCAGTTATGCCTTCGGATACATGTGGAACGGAGCCAAAACCAGCTATGATGCTCTGTTGGCGATTGATGCGTATTCGGATGACTTTACGATGAGCTCGTACTGGGTGGACAGCGTCGGCGGCTGGTTTATTGCGGATTTAAGTTATCTGGGGGCCTCCAAACGGGGCGGCTCGTGGAGTTTCTTTACATCGGATGACGGCGTGAACTGGTCGCTCAGCTGGATCGGTGCTTCGGACCGGGTTCTTTCAAACGGAGCATGGGACGGCTGGGCCAGCGGCGACTGGGTGTGGGTCGGCCCGAGTGACTGGGACTGGGCCTTTACCGGTTCGGTCAGGACGCCGATTCCGGAGCCGGCAAGTTTAGGTATGCTGGGGCTGGTGAGCTTGTTTGTGTTCAGGAAACAACGATAG
- a CDS encoding ABC transporter permease has protein sequence MIEILGERTIACIEGFGRFGRFSAESFRAMVHTLFHPRSYPLVLNQMNIIGVKSVPVVMATGAFVGMILAIQAYGQLASMGLEERLGVLINIAVVKELGPVLAAVMLAGRVGGALTAELGTMNVTEQIAAVQSFGVSPIRYLVAPRVLACLLLTPLLIIYADLLGILGGYFVSVKQLGINPGAYWNYSAMGVELWDVSTGALKGFFFGGAIAIISCYKGFTCREGARGVGEACTEAFVGCFISILALNYVFAVVLSAVYKTFWPLRPLI, from the coding sequence ATGATAGAGATTCTCGGAGAACGAACGATTGCCTGCATCGAAGGATTCGGCCGATTCGGCCGTTTTTCGGCGGAGTCCTTTCGAGCGATGGTCCATACCCTGTTTCATCCGCGCTCCTATCCTTTGGTTCTGAACCAGATGAACATTATCGGGGTTAAAAGTGTTCCGGTCGTGATGGCCACCGGTGCCTTTGTGGGGATGATTTTGGCGATTCAGGCCTATGGACAACTGGCGTCGATGGGGCTGGAGGAGCGGTTGGGCGTTTTAATTAACATTGCGGTTGTGAAAGAATTAGGGCCTGTTTTGGCCGCCGTGATGCTGGCCGGACGGGTCGGAGGGGCTCTGACGGCGGAGCTGGGTACGATGAATGTAACCGAGCAGATTGCAGCCGTACAGAGTTTTGGGGTCAGTCCCATCCGGTATCTGGTGGCTCCGCGGGTTTTGGCGTGTCTTCTGCTGACGCCGCTGCTGATTATCTATGCGGATTTGCTGGGTATCCTGGGCGGGTATTTTGTGAGCGTCAAACAGCTGGGCATCAATCCGGGGGCGTATTGGAACTACAGTGCGATGGGGGTGGAATTGTGGGACGTTTCCACCGGAGCCCTCAAAGGATTTTTCTTCGGCGGGGCGATTGCCATAATCAGCTGTTATAAAGGATTTACCTGCCGAGAGGGGGCCCGTGGGGTCGGCGAGGCCTGTACGGAGGCGTTTGTCGGATGCTTTATTTCCATCCTGGCTTTGAATTATGTCTTTGCCGTGGTTCTCAGTGCGGTGTATAAAACATTCTGGCCGCTGCGGCCCCTGATTTAA
- the fusA gene encoding elongation factor G, producing the protein MAAIKDFRNVVLLGHGGAGKTSLAESILHKAGVINRLGSIDEKNTVSDFDEEEKNRGHSIYSSLLYFSHAGKTVNLIDTPGYPDFIGAALMSIPAADTAVIVISASAGIEINTRKLFAAASSAGKARIIVVNKIDAENADLKELLGQIQESFGPQCRPANLPASDKNSVIDCIRNKTGQSPVMDVAKAHTELLESIIEADDELMESYLAGETIPDEKISDVFVKALVSGTVIPILFTNAKTEVGVPELMNMLALYAPSPADVKPPVLLDGEKKMEITPDPNGPFAGLVFRVGYDARSNMKYASIRIFSGKLDSSTQLFVGDARKAIRPGHPLKMLGGDIKEVEVGTCGDIITLTKIDELSHGLLVHDGKFSGKFELPAIPKPMFSLALEPASRNDENRLSSALEKLCEEDVCFKVNRDPQTKELVISGLGDLHLRIMLAKMENRYKVSVHTKPPKIPYRETITAKAEGHYRHKKQTGGAGQFGEVFLRVEPAPRDSDPPLIFSWDIYGGTIPGQFEPAILKGIQDVMESGIVAGFPMQDIKVSIYDGKHHPVDSKEVAFRTAGKGAFIDALEKAKPVLLEPIVNMEITVPAENMGDITGDMASRRGRVTGQEMLPGGMVLIRAQVPLSEVANYNSQLKSVTGGQGSYSMELSHYEPTPPNIQQQVVAQYKKEKQAEEK; encoded by the coding sequence GTGGCAGCAATCAAAGACTTTCGAAATGTGGTGCTTTTAGGACACGGCGGTGCCGGCAAGACCTCGCTGGCGGAGTCTATTCTCCATAAAGCCGGTGTTATCAACCGCTTAGGAAGCATTGACGAGAAAAACACCGTGTCGGACTTTGATGAAGAGGAGAAAAACCGCGGGCATTCCATTTATTCATCGCTGCTGTATTTCTCCCACGCCGGAAAGACCGTCAACCTCATTGATACCCCCGGCTATCCAGACTTCATCGGGGCGGCTTTGATGTCCATTCCTGCCGCAGACACGGCGGTCATCGTAATCAGTGCCTCGGCGGGCATTGAAATCAACACGCGAAAATTGTTTGCCGCCGCCTCCTCCGCCGGAAAAGCCCGGATTATCGTCGTCAACAAAATCGATGCGGAAAACGCCGACTTGAAAGAACTGCTCGGCCAGATTCAGGAATCCTTCGGTCCTCAATGCCGTCCGGCCAATCTGCCTGCCTCCGACAAAAACTCCGTAATCGACTGCATTCGCAACAAAACCGGCCAATCCCCCGTAATGGATGTGGCCAAAGCTCATACGGAACTGCTCGAGAGCATCATTGAAGCCGATGATGAGCTGATGGAAAGCTATCTGGCCGGCGAGACGATACCGGACGAAAAAATTTCCGATGTTTTTGTCAAGGCCCTCGTGTCCGGGACGGTCATTCCCATCCTGTTCACCAACGCCAAAACCGAAGTCGGCGTTCCGGAACTGATGAACATGCTGGCGCTCTACGCTCCGTCTCCTGCGGATGTCAAACCGCCGGTTCTTCTGGACGGCGAGAAAAAAATGGAAATTACGCCCGACCCCAACGGGCCCTTTGCCGGTCTGGTTTTCCGTGTCGGATACGATGCCCGGTCCAATATGAAATACGCATCGATCCGAATTTTCAGCGGGAAGCTGGATTCCTCCACCCAGCTGTTCGTCGGCGACGCCCGCAAGGCCATCCGACCCGGCCATCCGCTCAAAATGCTCGGCGGTGATATCAAAGAAGTCGAGGTCGGAACCTGCGGGGACATCATCACTCTGACCAAAATCGACGAACTTTCCCACGGTCTGCTCGTGCACGACGGGAAATTCTCCGGCAAATTCGAGCTGCCGGCGATTCCCAAACCGATGTTCTCGCTGGCCCTGGAGCCGGCCTCCCGAAACGATGAAAACCGGCTCAGCAGTGCGCTGGAAAAACTGTGCGAAGAAGACGTCTGCTTCAAGGTCAACCGCGACCCGCAGACCAAAGAGCTGGTTATCAGCGGACTGGGAGACCTGCACCTGCGGATTATGCTGGCCAAGATGGAAAACCGCTACAAGGTATCCGTGCACACCAAGCCGCCCAAGATTCCGTATCGCGAAACCATCACCGCCAAGGCGGAAGGACACTACCGGCACAAGAAGCAGACCGGGGGAGCCGGCCAGTTCGGCGAAGTCTTCCTTCGGGTTGAACCGGCCCCGCGAGATTCCGACCCGCCGCTGATTTTCAGCTGGGATATTTACGGCGGCACCATTCCCGGACAGTTTGAGCCGGCGATTCTCAAAGGCATTCAGGATGTCATGGAAAGCGGCATTGTCGCGGGCTTTCCGATGCAGGACATAAAAGTATCTATTTATGACGGCAAGCACCACCCGGTTGACTCCAAAGAAGTGGCCTTCCGAACCGCGGGCAAAGGGGCCTTTATCGACGCACTCGAAAAGGCCAAACCGGTGCTGCTGGAGCCCATCGTGAATATGGAAATTACCGTTCCGGCGGAAAACATGGGCGACATCACCGGCGATATGGCCTCCCGGCGCGGACGTGTTACCGGACAGGAAATGCTTCCGGGCGGGATGGTTCTGATTCGGGCCCAGGTGCCCCTGTCGGAAGTGGCCAACTACAACAGCCAGCTCAAAAGCGTCACCGGCGGCCAGGGCAGCTACTCGATGGAACTAAGCCACTACGAACCGACTCCGCCGAATATCCAGCAGCAGGTCGTGGCCCAATACAAGAAAGAAAAACAGGCGGAAGAAAAATAG
- a CDS encoding ABC transporter ATP-binding protein: MIQKKIQPEDGILVVRDLTKRYGQKLVLDNVSMAIEEGKTTVIIGPSGCGKTVFMKHLIVLERPDSGEVYYRGRRIDHLSERELVPIRRKFGFCFQMGALFDSITVYENIIFPLRQHYKITDWKAVDEMVKQKLALVGMDGYQHYYPANLSGGQRKRVALARAIALNPEIILYDEPTTGLDPITSDVINELILKLQRELKVTSVVVTHDMRSAYKIANRIVMLHHGRIIADGDAEHIRTHPNEVVQQFIQGKVSEAELEALRLGGTKFPTQFMPEDFE, translated from the coding sequence TTGATTCAAAAGAAGATTCAGCCGGAGGACGGAATTCTTGTCGTCCGCGACCTGACGAAGCGGTACGGCCAGAAGCTGGTCCTGGATAACGTCTCGATGGCCATTGAGGAAGGCAAGACGACGGTCATCATCGGCCCGAGCGGCTGCGGCAAGACCGTCTTTATGAAGCATCTGATTGTGCTGGAACGGCCGGATTCCGGGGAAGTCTATTACCGCGGCAGACGCATCGATCACCTCAGCGAGCGGGAGCTGGTTCCGATTCGCCGCAAATTCGGTTTTTGTTTTCAGATGGGGGCGCTGTTTGACAGCATTACGGTTTATGAAAATATCATTTTCCCGCTGCGCCAGCACTACAAAATTACCGATTGGAAGGCCGTCGATGAAATGGTCAAGCAGAAGCTGGCCCTGGTGGGAATGGACGGATATCAGCATTATTATCCGGCGAATTTGTCCGGCGGTCAGCGCAAGCGGGTCGCCCTGGCGCGGGCGATTGCGCTCAATCCGGAAATTATTCTTTATGATGAGCCGACGACCGGCCTGGACCCGATTACCTCGGATGTGATTAATGAGCTGATTCTGAAACTTCAGCGGGAGCTGAAGGTAACCAGCGTCGTGGTTACGCACGATATGCGAAGTGCTTATAAAATAGCGAATCGGATTGTGATGCTTCATCACGGTCGGATTATTGCGGATGGAGATGCCGAACATATTCGCACTCATCCCAACGAGGTCGTTCAGCAGTTTATCCAGGGCAAGGTGAGTGAGGCGGAACTGGAGGCGCTGCGGCTGGGCGGAACGAAATTTCCAACCCAGTTTATGCCGGAGGATTTTGAGTAA